Proteins encoded within one genomic window of Brassica rapa cultivar Chiifu-401-42 chromosome A09, CAAS_Brap_v3.01, whole genome shotgun sequence:
- the LOC103843388 gene encoding probable low-specificity L-threonine aldolase 1, whose amino-acid sequence MVMRTVDLRSDTVTRPTDAMREAMGSAEVDDDVLGYDPTARRLEEEIAKMMGKEAALFVPSGTMGNLICIMVHCDVRGSEVILGDNCHIHVYENGGISTIGGVHPKTIKNEEDGTMDLGAIEAAIRDPKGSTFYPSTRLICLENTHANSGGRCLSVEYTDRVGEIAKRHGLKLHIDGARLFNASIALGVPVHRLVQAADSVSVCLSKGLGAPIGSVVVGSQSFIEKAKTLRKTLGGGMRQIGVLCAAALVALQENLPKLQFDHKKTKLLAEGLNQMKGIRVNVAAVETNMIFMDMEDGSKLTAEKLRKSLAEHGILVIPENSSRIRMVIHHQITTSDVHYTLSCFKQAVQMIQEPSRN is encoded by the exons ATGCGATGCGTGAAGCAATGGGAAGCGCAGAAGTAGACGATGACGTCCTCGGCTACGACCCAACGGCTCGACGTCTTGAAGAGGAGATAGCCAAGATGATGGGGAAAGAAGCAGCTCTCTTCGTGCCATCCGGTACAATGGGGAATCTCATATGCATTATGGTTCACTGCGACGTGAGAGGCAGCGAGGTGATTCTTGGAGACAACTGTCACATCCATGTCTACGAGAACGGAGGGATATCAACGATAGGAGGCGTGCATCCCAAGACAATCAAGAATGAAGAAGACGGGACGATGGACTTGGGGGCTATAGAAGCAGCTATTAGAGACCCTAAAGGAAGCACGTTTTATCCATCAACAAGGTTGATTTGCTTGGAGAACACACACGCCAA CTCTGGTGGGAGATGTTTGAGCGTGGAATATACAGATAGAGTTGGAGAGATTGCGAAGAGACATGGTTTAAAGCTTCATATCGATGGAGCTCGCCTTTTTAATGCTTCCATT GCACTTGGAGTTCCAGTCCATAGGCTTGTACAGGCTGCTGACTCTGTTTCG GTGTGTCTCTCTAAAGGTCTTGGAGCTCCAATAGGATCTGTAGTCGTTGGTTCACAGAGTTTCATAGAAAAGGCGAAAACGTTAAGAAAAACATTAGGTGGAGGAATGAGACAAATAGGCGTCCTGTGCGCAGCCGCTTTGGTTGCACTTCAAGAGAACCTCCCAAAGTTACAATTTGACCACAAGAAGACAAAATTGTTAGCTG AAGGGTTGAATCAAATGAAAGGGATTAGAGTGAACGTTGCAGCCGTGGAGACCAACATG ATTTTCATGGATATGGAGGATGGATCAAAACTCACCGCTGAGAAACTGCGCAAGAGTTTAGCTGAGCATGGCATTCTTGTCATCCCGGAAAATTCGTCTCG GATCAGAATGGTTATACACCACCAGATAACAACAAGTGATGTGCACTACACATTGTCTTGCTTTAAA CAAGCAGTGCAAATGATTCAGGAACCAAGCCGGAACTGA